The Cohnella abietis genome has a segment encoding these proteins:
- a CDS encoding efflux RND transporter permease subunit gives MKSVIGFSLKNKFALWMITIIVIIAGLYSGLNMKQESLPNISFPFLNVTTIVPGAAPDVIIKQVTEPLEQRLKNVDGIKNITSTSMENVSSIAIEYNFGQNMEAAVTQLREAAAEVTLPEGVKAPSISKFSFSSFPVITLSASGQSLENLTKIVSDQIRPALEGIPGVASVQIAGQYVEEVTLKFDAKKMAELGLNEETVKGIVQGSALKVPLGLFQLEQTEKTVVVDGRVTTIDDLKKVVIPVFPSATNPGGAEAGAGLPTVTLDEIADVKMTGKAESISRTNGEVSIGIQIVKANDANTVDVVNGVKKEADKLKETFKDLKLDVMLDQGKPIEESVKTMLSKALFGALFAVAVILLFLRNIRTTIISIVSIPLSLIIAVLLLKQFDITLNIMTLGAMTVAIGRVVDDSIVVIENIYRRMSLTGEKLKGRELVLEATREMFLPIMSSTIVTIAVFLPLGLVSGMVGQIFLPFALTIVFALLASLVVAVTVVPMLAHQMFKNGIKAGKGHNEEENHGRLANGYRSLLTSALNHKIITLVIAFALLVGSVFLVPLIGASFLPEQEDKYAMVTYSPEPGDRIEDVEQRALIAEKYMLEQPDVISLQYSIGGENPLQPGPSKSGLFFLQYNSKTKNFADKKEALLEGLKKAVPKGEFAEMEQGGGLGGSNFSINVYGDNLEEIKPVVDKIADLMKNDSSFEKVSTSLSKTYEQYTIVADQAKLSQYGLTAGQIAMKLSPIRNRAVLTQVEEQGKTYNVYVDVSVAEYKDINEILDAKLQSPLGVEVAIRDVASVERGTSPNAIKRENSKMVVAVSGAITKSDVAKVSSDLQAKVDKLDKPATVEVKFGGVTEQIKETFTQLGLAMVAAIAIVYLVLVLAFGGGLAPFAIMFSLPFAIIGGLAALYLTGETLSVSALMGALMLIGIVVTNAIVLIDRVIHKEQAGLSTREALLEAGGTRLRPILMTALATIGALLPLAFGFESSGIISKGLGVTVIGGLISSTLLTLLIVPIIYEILMKMRRKTNKVNV, from the coding sequence TTGAAAAGTGTTATTGGATTTTCTTTGAAAAACAAATTCGCATTATGGATGATTACGATTATCGTAATTATTGCCGGTCTTTATTCTGGACTGAACATGAAGCAAGAGAGCTTACCAAATATTAGCTTCCCATTTCTTAACGTTACTACAATTGTTCCTGGTGCTGCTCCAGATGTCATTATAAAGCAGGTAACAGAGCCATTAGAGCAACGCCTCAAAAATGTAGATGGAATTAAGAATATCACTTCGACTTCAATGGAGAATGTTTCTTCCATTGCAATCGAGTATAATTTTGGTCAAAATATGGAGGCCGCAGTTACCCAACTACGGGAAGCGGCTGCAGAGGTTACCCTCCCAGAGGGAGTAAAAGCACCATCTATTTCTAAATTCTCCTTTTCCTCTTTTCCAGTTATCACTTTAAGTGCTTCTGGACAAAGTCTTGAGAATTTGACTAAAATCGTTTCCGATCAAATTCGTCCCGCACTGGAAGGTATCCCGGGAGTTGCTTCCGTTCAAATTGCAGGGCAATACGTTGAGGAAGTTACATTAAAGTTCGATGCTAAGAAAATGGCTGAGCTTGGATTAAATGAAGAAACAGTTAAAGGAATCGTTCAAGGCTCGGCTTTGAAGGTTCCGCTTGGCTTATTCCAGCTGGAGCAAACAGAGAAAACGGTAGTTGTTGATGGCCGTGTCACAACCATTGACGACTTGAAGAAAGTGGTAATTCCCGTTTTCCCATCAGCTACTAACCCTGGTGGTGCAGAGGCAGGAGCTGGTTTGCCTACTGTTACATTGGATGAAATCGCGGATGTGAAGATGACGGGTAAGGCGGAGTCGATCTCACGTACGAACGGCGAGGTTTCCATCGGAATCCAAATTGTTAAAGCCAACGATGCGAATACAGTTGATGTCGTTAATGGGGTTAAAAAGGAAGCTGATAAGCTGAAGGAAACCTTCAAGGACCTGAAGCTAGACGTCATGCTGGACCAAGGAAAGCCTATTGAAGAATCGGTTAAGACGATGCTTAGCAAGGCATTGTTCGGCGCATTGTTTGCAGTAGCTGTTATCTTATTATTCTTGCGGAACATTCGTACAACCATAATATCTATCGTTTCCATTCCATTGTCACTCATCATTGCAGTGCTTCTCCTGAAGCAATTCGATATTACACTTAATATTATGACGCTTGGTGCCATGACAGTTGCGATTGGGCGTGTGGTCGATGACTCCATTGTCGTAATCGAAAATATATACAGGCGTATGTCGTTGACAGGTGAGAAGCTAAAGGGCAGAGAGCTTGTTCTTGAAGCCACTCGGGAAATGTTCTTACCAATCATGTCTTCCACAATCGTAACGATAGCTGTTTTCTTGCCACTTGGTCTCGTAAGCGGAATGGTTGGACAGATTTTCCTTCCGTTCGCATTAACTATCGTATTCGCATTGTTAGCATCGCTTGTTGTTGCCGTTACTGTTGTGCCTATGCTAGCTCATCAAATGTTTAAAAATGGGATTAAAGCAGGTAAGGGGCACAATGAAGAGGAGAACCATGGACGACTCGCGAATGGTTACCGTAGCTTGCTTACATCTGCTTTGAACCATAAGATCATCACTTTGGTTATTGCATTCGCGCTGCTTGTAGGAAGTGTATTCCTTGTTCCGTTAATTGGAGCGAGCTTCTTGCCGGAGCAAGAGGATAAGTACGCTATGGTTACGTATTCCCCTGAACCGGGCGATCGGATTGAGGATGTCGAGCAGCGTGCCTTAATAGCAGAGAAGTATATGCTGGAGCAACCGGATGTTATTAGTCTGCAATATTCTATTGGTGGCGAGAACCCGCTACAACCGGGACCTTCGAAGTCGGGATTATTTTTCCTACAGTATAATAGCAAGACGAAAAATTTTGCGGATAAAAAAGAAGCGTTGCTTGAAGGATTGAAGAAGGCTGTGCCTAAGGGTGAATTTGCTGAGATGGAACAGGGTGGCGGCTTAGGAGGAAGCAACTTCAGTATTAATGTTTATGGAGACAATCTGGAGGAAATAAAGCCGGTAGTCGATAAGATAGCGGATTTAATGAAAAATGATTCTTCCTTCGAAAAAGTAAGCACGAGTCTATCCAAGACATACGAGCAATACACTATCGTGGCTGATCAAGCGAAGCTAAGCCAATATGGATTGACTGCTGGCCAGATTGCAATGAAGCTTAGCCCTATACGCAACCGCGCTGTACTGACACAGGTTGAGGAGCAAGGCAAAACGTATAACGTATATGTAGACGTTTCGGTAGCAGAGTACAAGGATATTAATGAGATACTCGATGCGAAGCTGCAATCTCCTCTTGGGGTTGAAGTAGCTATTCGGGACGTAGCTAGTGTCGAGAGAGGAACTTCCCCGAATGCTATCAAGCGGGAAAATTCTAAAATGGTTGTGGCTGTAAGTGGAGCAATCACGAAATCGGATGTAGCTAAGGTGTCGAGTGATTTACAAGCAAAAGTCGATAAGCTGGATAAGCCAGCTACCGTAGAAGTAAAATTTGGTGGAGTGACTGAGCAAATTAAAGAAACATTCACACAGCTAGGGCTCGCAATGGTAGCTGCAATAGCTATCGTATATCTCGTGCTGGTACTTGCATTCGGAGGAGGTCTTGCTCCATTCGCGATAATGTTCTCCTTGCCATTCGCGATTATCGGTGGACTTGCAGCGCTTTATCTCACAGGTGAAACGCTAAGCGTATCTGCTCTTATGGGCGCACTTATGCTCATTGGAATCGTGGTTACGAACGCAATTGTTCTCATTGACCGCGTTATTCACAAGGAGCAAGCAGGCTTATCGACACGTGAAGCATTGCTGGAAGCAGGAGGCACGCGTTTACGTCCAATTCTCATGACGGCTTTGGCGACAATCGGAGCGCTTTTACCACTAGCATTCGGCTTCGAGAGCTCTGGAATTATTTCCAAAGGGCTTGGCGTTACCGTTATTGGGGGGCTTATAAGCTCAACGCTGTTGACGCTACTGATTGTTCCGATTATTTATGAGATTCTCATGAAAATGAGACGTAAAACAAATAAGGTAAATGTTTAG
- a CDS encoding TetR/AcrR family transcriptional regulator, producing the protein MQDKKKQILDAAILCFARKGFNATSIQEIVDELGMAKASIYFYFKSKDDLLLSIIEYYGEMMFNRLEEPPEERGLPPKEKLVIQLQRQFQFIYEHQDFMRMLIKEPLTGLHPQIQQKVLRIRAWGKLWNMTQLTATYGRSIEPYLGDVSALLSGIVSQYLEAILFEEQKFDDLRISRFLVRRLDDLITGIEQAREVPILPIPDIATLRSMAGLSPEAGNEEVTLVEEIVDKVNASASESYWDEGTLNDLLAALLILKEEAKKPVHPNHLLIRGMIALIRQHALEEWHSSLDRLEQSLLNN; encoded by the coding sequence ATGCAGGACAAAAAAAAGCAGATTCTCGATGCAGCGATACTCTGCTTTGCCAGAAAGGGATTCAATGCGACTTCTATTCAAGAAATCGTCGATGAGCTTGGAATGGCAAAGGCCTCCATATACTTTTACTTCAAGTCGAAGGATGATTTGTTATTATCAATCATTGAATATTATGGGGAAATGATGTTTAATCGGCTGGAGGAGCCCCCGGAGGAAAGGGGGCTCCCGCCAAAAGAAAAGCTTGTCATACAATTGCAGCGACAGTTTCAATTCATATACGAGCATCAGGACTTCATGCGGATGTTAATTAAAGAGCCGCTAACGGGCTTACATCCACAAATCCAGCAAAAGGTGCTAAGAATTCGTGCGTGGGGCAAGCTATGGAACATGACCCAGCTAACGGCAACCTACGGCCGATCTATTGAGCCGTACTTGGGAGATGTTTCTGCACTATTGTCAGGTATTGTATCTCAATATTTAGAGGCTATTCTTTTTGAAGAGCAGAAATTTGATGATCTTCGTATAAGTCGTTTTCTCGTTCGTAGACTAGATGATCTCATCACAGGAATTGAGCAAGCAAGGGAAGTGCCCATATTGCCTATTCCTGATATAGCAACGCTGCGTAGTATGGCTGGTTTATCTCCGGAAGCAGGTAATGAAGAGGTAACTCTTGTCGAGGAGATAGTCGATAAGGTTAATGCATCAGCGTCGGAGAGCTACTGGGATGAAGGAACGTTAAACGATCTGTTGGCAGCGCTGCTCATATTAAAGGAAGAAGCCAAAAAGCCTGTACATCCGAATCACCTGCTCATTCGGGGGATGATTGCTTTAATAAGGCAGCATGCCTTAGAGGAATGGCATAGCTCGTTGGATAGATTGGAACAAAGTCTATTAAACAATTAG
- a CDS encoding zinc-ribbon domain-containing protein yields MYCANCGERLIETATRCPSCGTEVRQAPPALDNWTSQEIAAATQPSQDEQGWPAAPDTYPRGLSDQAKKLILVGLAAIVVVFLIFKFTSGVGGGSHSTPEKAVKGYFNAVKGKNFKGMYSYLTVSVMDPKELPEGVDKDSILKDIENLFAKDTNKYLEIKIKDVKINNSSASVNFGVVFVNEEGKSTEENSMDVKLINGKWYVDNRWY; encoded by the coding sequence ATGTATTGTGCCAATTGTGGAGAAAGATTGATAGAAACGGCTACAAGATGCCCCAGTTGTGGCACTGAAGTTAGACAGGCTCCTCCTGCGTTAGACAATTGGACGTCACAGGAAATAGCGGCAGCGACTCAACCTTCGCAGGATGAACAAGGCTGGCCGGCAGCGCCTGACACGTATCCAAGGGGCTTATCCGATCAAGCGAAGAAGCTGATTTTGGTCGGTTTGGCGGCAATTGTCGTTGTGTTCCTTATTTTCAAATTCACCAGTGGTGTTGGTGGTGGAAGTCATTCTACTCCGGAAAAAGCAGTAAAGGGCTATTTTAATGCCGTGAAGGGTAAGAATTTTAAGGGCATGTACTCTTATCTGACCGTATCTGTTATGGATCCCAAGGAATTGCCTGAAGGAGTAGACAAGGATAGCATTCTGAAAGATATAGAGAATCTTTTTGCAAAGGATACGAATAAGTATCTAGAAATCAAAATTAAAGATGTCAAAATCAACAATAGTTCAGCATCCGTGAATTTCGGTGTCGTCTTCGTAAATGAGGAAGGAAAATCTACGGAAGAAAACTCTATGGATGTAAAATTGATTAATGGCAAATGGTATGTTGATAATAGGTGGTACTAA
- a CDS encoding aldo/keto reductase, with protein MDVLVKPDLRKFGTTDMLLSPLGLGCWQFSKARGMVGGYWPKLDNSLIHDIVRISLEGGINWFDTAEVYGGGESEQILAESLHAAGDLAKNAHVATKWWPAFRTASSIPRTIEERLLRLGGYPIDLYMIHQPFSFSSVASEMRQMAKLAEQGKIRYVGVSNFNAPKMREADRVLREHGLRLAANQVKYSMLDRRIERNGILETAQELDIAIVAYSPLEQGILSGKFHSNPELVRKVSGPRRMLKGFKPSGLQQTKPLIDVLVRLANQYNASASQVALNWIINAHGESVFAIPGASKLQHAEENVKAMGFRLTDAEIGELSEVSARVALK; from the coding sequence ATGGATGTACTAGTGAAACCAGACCTGCGTAAGTTTGGTACAACGGATATGCTTCTTTCTCCGCTCGGACTTGGCTGCTGGCAATTTAGTAAAGCACGGGGAATGGTTGGGGGATATTGGCCGAAGCTAGATAATTCACTCATCCACGATATCGTTCGTATCAGTCTAGAAGGCGGAATCAACTGGTTCGATACTGCTGAAGTATATGGCGGCGGCGAATCAGAGCAAATATTAGCTGAGTCTTTACATGCGGCCGGAGATCTAGCAAAGAATGCTCATGTCGCTACAAAGTGGTGGCCAGCCTTCCGAACAGCTAGTAGCATTCCACGTACGATTGAGGAAAGACTTCTCCGTCTGGGTGGGTATCCGATAGACCTGTACATGATCCATCAGCCGTTCTCCTTCTCCTCGGTCGCTAGCGAAATGAGGCAAATGGCCAAGCTCGCAGAACAAGGTAAAATCCGATATGTGGGAGTAAGCAATTTCAATGCTCCGAAGATGAGAGAAGCGGATCGCGTTCTTCGAGAGCATGGCTTGCGACTCGCTGCCAATCAAGTCAAATATAGTATGCTCGATCGGCGAATTGAGCGTAATGGTATTTTGGAAACTGCCCAGGAGCTGGATATCGCTATCGTTGCTTATTCCCCATTGGAGCAAGGCATTCTTAGTGGTAAGTTCCACAGCAACCCTGAGCTTGTACGTAAAGTATCAGGTCCACGACGTATGCTGAAAGGCTTCAAGCCTAGTGGTTTACAGCAAACGAAACCGTTGATTGATGTACTTGTCCGTTTAGCCAACCAATATAATGCCTCAGCTTCTCAAGTAGCTCTCAATTGGATCATAAATGCGCATGGCGAATCAGTATTTGCCATTCCAGGTGCATCCAAGCTACAGCATGCTGAGGAGAACGTGAAAGCAATGGGCTTCCGGTTAACTGATGCTGAGATTGGCGAGTTAAGTGAAGTATCCGCGCGCGTTGCGTTGAAATAA
- a CDS encoding aldose epimerase family protein, giving the protein MNASTNYQIKQSIDGFPLYVLKDVHTNSQVTVCPERGGIVTSCILNGKELLYLDRETFLNPQANIRGGIPVLFPIAGQLVNGQYDWDGQTYQMKNHGVARILPWEVVATSTDGSASITLSLHSNAETLAAYPFEFELRFTYRLQDGILSIEQQYLNRSQQEMPMVSGFHPYFATEGKNLSYVTDATRILDYNDNQQKPFNGSLNLETMVESAALLDAKKTEIVFPLAEGYHVRLTYSEQFRYVVLWSVKDKPFVCVEPWTALNEALNDKKELLMVAPGNTLELVMNIACEK; this is encoded by the coding sequence TTGAATGCTAGCACGAATTATCAAATCAAACAATCTATTGACGGATTCCCCCTTTATGTGTTGAAGGATGTACATACGAATTCCCAAGTCACAGTATGCCCCGAACGTGGCGGTATTGTAACTAGCTGTATTCTGAATGGCAAAGAGCTGCTTTATCTGGACCGTGAGACCTTCTTAAATCCCCAAGCGAACATTCGCGGCGGAATCCCTGTTCTATTCCCTATCGCAGGACAGCTCGTTAACGGGCAGTATGATTGGGACGGTCAAACCTATCAGATGAAAAATCACGGAGTCGCACGAATCCTTCCTTGGGAAGTAGTAGCTACGTCCACCGATGGTTCCGCATCAATTACACTCTCGCTTCATAGCAATGCAGAAACCCTCGCCGCCTACCCTTTCGAATTTGAACTACGCTTTACTTACCGTCTTCAAGATGGCATTCTCTCTATCGAGCAGCAATACCTTAATCGTTCTCAGCAAGAGATGCCGATGGTTTCTGGTTTCCATCCTTATTTTGCAACGGAAGGCAAAAATCTTAGCTACGTTACCGACGCAACCCGGATACTCGATTATAACGACAATCAGCAAAAGCCTTTTAATGGCTCCCTGAATCTAGAGACAATGGTAGAATCGGCAGCGTTGCTTGACGCCAAGAAAACGGAAATTGTTTTCCCGCTTGCAGAGGGCTATCATGTGCGTCTTACCTATAGCGAGCAGTTCCGTTATGTTGTGCTTTGGTCAGTTAAGGATAAACCCTTTGTCTGTGTTGAGCCTTGGACTGCATTAAACGAAGCTTTGAATGATAAGAAAGAGCTTCTAATGGTAGCGCCAGGAAATACACTTGAGTTAGTCATGAATATTGCTTGCGAAAAATGA
- a CDS encoding phosphodiester glycosidase family protein, with protein MNARTSTIPSRKNKAARPKKKSVLWMLFKIVFVTGFTFSVLFTGWFFLTPSGKEYRYILADSIITTQHREWAKYIIGEKALRERVSLYVKQFEEMGEERDTHTLPPKDQQGAGGIGEAEPAKLVTIEEVDGDGYHGYLMTVSDPKKVRLVVPNKRGRGERVSSMVKRTGAIAGINAGGFADPNWKGNGFKPIGIVISQGKIYYNGLGSNKSVQIVGIDKEGKMLAGKYSVDELIKLGISEAVSFSPRIIVNGKGLIPNRSQGWGIAPRTVMAQKEDGTILFLLIDGRQPGYSMGATLYDAQEILLKRGAVIAANLDGGSSTVLVAENGEIVNKPSSSAGERYLPTAFLVFEDPDAVEIPNIWAGLKPSEIDAGKW; from the coding sequence ATGAACGCAAGGACTTCAACAATTCCTTCGCGTAAAAATAAAGCAGCTCGACCGAAGAAGAAATCTGTATTATGGATGCTATTTAAGATTGTATTCGTGACTGGTTTTACCTTTTCCGTTTTATTTACCGGCTGGTTTTTCCTAACTCCTTCAGGTAAAGAGTACCGTTATATACTAGCTGACTCCATTATTACAACTCAGCATAGGGAATGGGCTAAGTATATTATTGGGGAGAAGGCTTTGCGGGAAAGGGTTTCTCTTTATGTGAAGCAGTTCGAAGAGATGGGGGAAGAACGGGATACCCACACACTTCCACCTAAAGATCAGCAAGGCGCAGGTGGAATCGGCGAGGCAGAGCCGGCGAAGCTAGTTACTATTGAGGAAGTGGACGGAGACGGATACCATGGCTATCTGATGACGGTGAGTGATCCGAAGAAGGTCAGGCTCGTGGTCCCTAATAAGAGGGGGCGTGGCGAAAGGGTTTCCAGCATGGTTAAACGGACGGGCGCGATTGCAGGAATAAACGCAGGTGGCTTCGCAGATCCCAATTGGAAAGGTAATGGATTTAAACCAATAGGCATTGTCATCAGTCAGGGTAAAATTTATTATAATGGGCTTGGCAGTAATAAAAGCGTGCAAATCGTTGGTATAGACAAGGAAGGCAAGATGTTAGCGGGGAAATACTCTGTTGATGAATTGATTAAATTGGGCATATCCGAAGCAGTAAGCTTCTCGCCGCGAATTATCGTCAATGGCAAAGGTCTTATTCCTAATCGTTCGCAAGGCTGGGGCATTGCTCCTCGTACGGTTATGGCACAAAAAGAAGATGGAACCATATTGTTTCTATTAATAGATGGGCGTCAACCGGGTTATAGCATGGGAGCAACCTTGTATGATGCACAGGAGATACTGCTTAAGCGCGGTGCCGTTATTGCGGCCAATTTGGATGGGGGCTCTTCTACTGTGCTAGTTGCGGAAAACGGTGAAATCGTGAATAAGCCTTCATCGTCCGCAGGCGAAAGGTATTTACCAACTGCATTTCTTGTGTTTGAGGATCCCGACGCCGTTGAGATACCGAACATTTGGGCGGGGCTAAAGCCGTCGGAGATTGATGCGGGGAAATGGTAG
- a CDS encoding DUF3298 and DUF4163 domain-containing protein, which produces MNGQTLMLPIRVRTMTAKNVKIRIPYVTGGTTPAAQEAMNKSIAAANQKLLKDQGFPSKDIQQMDGTFEIKTNERGVLSLSLLNYTFTGGAHGNTLQKSLTFDANTGRSYTLGELFKKGSNYQARLNTIIQAQIKARQLPLLVEYPGITPDQDFYIADKSLVIYFPLYAIVPYAWGFPYFPISVFEIQDIIDEEGPLGILMY; this is translated from the coding sequence ATGAACGGCCAAACATTAATGCTTCCAATCCGAGTCCGCACAATGACCGCCAAAAACGTAAAAATTAGAATTCCTTACGTGACTGGAGGCACAACACCAGCAGCTCAAGAGGCTATGAATAAGTCGATTGCAGCAGCAAATCAAAAATTGCTGAAGGACCAAGGATTTCCCAGTAAGGATATTCAGCAAATGGACGGAACGTTTGAAATCAAAACAAATGAACGAGGCGTGCTCAGCCTATCGCTTCTCAACTATACATTTACAGGTGGCGCCCACGGCAACACTCTGCAGAAATCCCTTACCTTTGATGCTAACACCGGCCGCAGCTACACATTGGGGGAATTATTTAAGAAGGGCAGTAATTATCAAGCCCGCCTGAACACCATTATTCAAGCCCAGATTAAAGCTCGTCAGCTCCCATTACTGGTAGAATATCCGGGGATTACACCCGATCAGGACTTCTATATCGCCGACAAATCATTAGTCATATATTTTCCTCTGTACGCCATTGTTCCATATGCCTGGGGCTTTCCTTACTTCCCAATCTCGGTCTTTGAAATCCAAGATATCATTGATGAAGAAGGACCTCTTGGTATACTTATGTACTGA
- the sda gene encoding sporulation histidine kinase inhibitor Sda produces MRDIRDAVHALDNCFLINKFNAASVHSPDDEFIQLLLEEIISRELTIEEVLHAELH; encoded by the coding sequence TTGCGTGATATTAGAGACGCTGTCCACGCTCTGGACAACTGCTTCCTGATCAACAAATTTAACGCAGCTTCTGTGCATTCACCTGATGACGAATTCATTCAACTGCTTCTCGAGGAAATCATTAGCCGAGAGCTAACGATCGAAGAAGTATTGCACGCCGAATTACATTAA
- a CDS encoding PsbP-related protein, translating to MKRNSSRKALKVSVALGLLALALSACGGNSKEEKNSPSPYVSASPSASATSSESPSASPSSEASVAAGFKLFESKENGTSIQYPESWTTQENIPGAIIAFLTPLEGENDKFQESVNIVVQDLGGQAITLEQYGELSKQSLPQFITDMELIDAELAKTDAGTEFYTLEYTGKQGAFDLHWRQIVTISGGKAYILSYTAEPDSFDKYVETVGTMVDSWIFE from the coding sequence ATGAAGAGAAATTCATCAAGAAAAGCTTTGAAGGTTTCAGTTGCGCTTGGTTTACTGGCGCTAGCGTTGAGTGCATGTGGTGGTAATTCCAAGGAAGAGAAAAATAGTCCATCACCTTATGTAAGTGCGTCACCATCGGCTTCTGCTACTTCATCGGAAAGTCCTTCAGCGTCACCATCCAGTGAAGCAAGTGTGGCAGCAGGGTTCAAGTTATTCGAAAGCAAAGAAAATGGTACAAGCATCCAGTACCCTGAAAGCTGGACAACTCAAGAGAACATCCCAGGAGCGATTATAGCTTTCTTAACTCCTCTCGAAGGTGAAAACGACAAGTTTCAAGAAAGCGTAAATATTGTTGTTCAGGATTTGGGTGGACAAGCTATTACGTTAGAGCAATACGGAGAGCTATCCAAACAGTCTCTACCTCAATTTATTACAGACATGGAATTGATTGATGCTGAATTAGCTAAAACGGATGCAGGAACTGAATTTTATACTTTAGAGTATACCGGTAAGCAGGGCGCATTTGATCTGCACTGGCGTCAAATAGTTACAATTTCTGGAGGCAAAGCTTATATTCTTAGCTATACTGCTGAGCCAGATAGCTTTGACAAATATGTTGAAACAGTAGGTACAATGGTTGATAGCTGGATATTTGAATAG
- a CDS encoding ImmA/IrrE family metallo-endopeptidase, with product MYKYYQTTPLEQWIEQLWMRSGIVSVSSLNVDEVAVRLDVWVHYMQDTSRALEYMGMRSILIDQRQDRESQWEDFLHELCHVLRHAGNQTTMPRLFCEGQEAEANRFVLYAAIPFFMLQHLKLADRIDEAAGQIAMHFGVTFELARKRLEQIQRRTLSSILWEEALKQEAQQMLLPMGASYEKQHVQHP from the coding sequence ATGTATAAATACTATCAGACCACCCCGTTGGAGCAATGGATTGAGCAATTGTGGATGAGATCAGGTATCGTCTCCGTATCATCTCTGAACGTCGATGAGGTGGCTGTACGATTAGATGTATGGGTCCATTACATGCAAGACACAAGTAGAGCCCTTGAATACATGGGGATGCGGTCAATCTTGATCGACCAGCGTCAGGATCGGGAATCCCAATGGGAGGATTTCTTGCATGAGCTGTGCCATGTTCTGCGACATGCAGGCAATCAGACGACTATGCCCCGACTGTTTTGCGAGGGACAGGAAGCGGAAGCTAACAGATTTGTGCTTTATGCAGCTATTCCGTTTTTTATGCTGCAGCACTTGAAGCTGGCAGATAGAATTGACGAAGCTGCCGGGCAGATCGCCATGCATTTCGGAGTGACATTTGAATTAGCCCGTAAGAGGCTGGAGCAAATCCAGCGCAGAACACTATCGTCTATTTTATGGGAAGAGGCTCTAAAGCAAGAAGCGCAACAGATGCTCCTGCCTATGGGAGCCTCGTACGAAAAGCAACATGTCCAGCACCCGTAA
- a CDS encoding helix-turn-helix domain-containing protein: MSLGLRLRERREKFNKTQLEAAKHLGISNVQLSRYESDDRKPDPDMLSRFAEYYRTTTDYLLGRTNNALSDINDSPGTTEYPAFEQFINNPEHGVFFKDYLNAPEERKEEMRRFWEFIQEKEKGRKPGDRQEKK, translated from the coding sequence ATGTCGTTAGGTTTGCGTCTTCGAGAACGTCGGGAGAAGTTCAATAAAACGCAGCTGGAAGCAGCAAAGCATCTAGGCATAAGTAATGTACAGCTTTCCAGATATGAATCAGACGATCGTAAACCAGATCCAGATATGCTAAGCCGTTTCGCTGAATATTATCGTACAACAACGGACTACTTGCTTGGTCGGACGAATAACGCCTTATCTGATATTAATGACTCGCCAGGAACGACCGAATATCCGGCCTTCGAACAATTTATAAACAATCCAGAGCATGGGGTATTCTTCAAGGATTACTTAAATGCTCCAGAGGAACGGAAAGAGGAAATGCGCCGGTTCTGGGAGTTTATTCAGGAGAAGGAAAAGGGTCGCAAGCCGGGAGATCGGCAAGAAAAGAAATAA
- a CDS encoding sigma factor-like helix-turn-helix DNA-binding protein: MKDLIITDLGTASLESYIETRRMLLKKADELTVRISELEPVRTLEMMNEILVLDKDRRLVVEMIASCSYVIEWLRTGRRPGNLRGIERRSGTQREVLMDPAMLPMIANPSMPRSPQEEEKGENRFRLEAALRGLTDRERSCYMLAHGESYSLSEIAALLNISKSSVGTYMVRAQRKVSDNVQGILILVG; this comes from the coding sequence ATGAAGGACCTGATAATTACTGATTTAGGCACAGCAAGCTTAGAGAGCTACATCGAAACCAGAAGGATGCTGCTAAAGAAAGCGGACGAGCTAACAGTACGTATAAGCGAATTGGAGCCTGTTAGAACATTAGAAATGATGAATGAAATTCTTGTTTTAGATAAGGACCGTCGGTTGGTTGTCGAAATGATAGCGAGCTGCTCGTATGTCATTGAGTGGCTGAGGACAGGAAGAAGGCCGGGAAACCTACGAGGCATTGAACGTCGGTCAGGCACTCAGCGAGAGGTACTTATGGATCCAGCAATGCTACCTATGATTGCAAATCCAAGCATGCCTCGCTCCCCGCAGGAAGAAGAGAAGGGTGAAAATCGATTTCGCCTCGAAGCCGCACTACGCGGATTAACGGATCGTGAACGCAGCTGTTACATGCTTGCTCATGGGGAGAGCTACTCTTTATCCGAAATCGCCGCACTATTAAACATTAGCAAATCCAGTGTAGGCACTTATATGGTACGCGCTCAACGAAAGGTATCTGACAATGTCCAAGGCATTCTAATTTTAGTCGGCTAG